A genomic window from Cryobacterium sp. SO2 includes:
- a CDS encoding amidohydrolase family protein: MSLVLRNGRLPGSDDLVDVRIDGGRITSIGYLPPADDHAPATRTVDLAERWIIPGLWDNHVHFSQWAQTSRRLDVSAATSAHAAAQLVAERLAALAALPGAGDHTGPGHDRLVGFGFRDGLWPDAPSRTLLDAATGAVPVVLVSGDLHSCWLNSAALAVYGFAGHQTGLLREDDAFAVERAIDNVPDADLDAWAHEAARAAAARGVVGIVDLEMTWNLDVWTRRMAAGQNSLRVDFGLYTHHLDDAVAQGLTSGQTIDGTGGLLTVGPYKVITDGSLNTRTAYCFDAYPGVTGEHAHGMLTVPADELEAQMRRAWAAGIRPAVHAIGDQANSLALDAFEAVGCAGSIEHAQLLTAADVARFARLGVTASVQPEHALDDRDVADRYWAGRTERAFRLADLLAAGVHLALGSDAPVAPLDPWLAISAAVGRSRGDRAAWHPDQAISRQAALAASARGRHTISAGQVADLAICEIDPFVASVADLRRMPVAATLLGGRFTHSAL; this comes from the coding sequence ATGAGCCTGGTGCTGCGCAACGGCCGGCTGCCCGGCAGCGACGACCTCGTCGACGTGCGCATCGACGGCGGCCGGATCACCTCGATCGGCTACCTCCCGCCCGCCGACGACCACGCGCCGGCGACCAGGACCGTCGACCTCGCCGAGCGCTGGATCATCCCCGGGCTCTGGGACAACCACGTACACTTCAGCCAGTGGGCGCAGACCTCCAGGCGGCTCGACGTCTCGGCGGCCACGAGCGCGCACGCCGCCGCCCAGCTGGTGGCGGAGCGGCTCGCGGCCCTGGCCGCGCTGCCGGGTGCCGGCGACCACACCGGACCCGGGCACGACAGGCTCGTCGGCTTCGGCTTCCGGGACGGACTGTGGCCGGATGCGCCGAGCCGCACCCTGCTCGACGCGGCCACCGGCGCGGTTCCGGTGGTGCTCGTCAGCGGCGACCTGCACAGCTGCTGGCTCAACTCCGCGGCGCTGGCCGTCTACGGGTTCGCCGGCCACCAGACCGGGTTACTCCGGGAGGACGACGCCTTCGCGGTGGAGCGGGCCATCGACAATGTGCCGGACGCCGACCTCGACGCCTGGGCGCACGAGGCCGCACGTGCCGCCGCCGCCCGCGGTGTGGTGGGCATCGTCGACCTCGAGATGACCTGGAACCTCGACGTCTGGACGCGCCGGATGGCCGCCGGACAGAACTCGCTGCGAGTCGACTTCGGCCTGTACACCCACCACCTCGACGATGCCGTCGCGCAGGGCCTGACAAGCGGACAGACCATCGACGGCACCGGAGGTCTGCTCACGGTGGGCCCGTACAAGGTGATCACGGACGGGTCGCTGAACACCCGCACGGCGTACTGCTTCGACGCCTACCCCGGTGTCACCGGCGAGCACGCCCACGGCATGCTCACGGTGCCGGCCGACGAACTCGAGGCGCAGATGCGCCGGGCCTGGGCCGCGGGCATCCGCCCGGCCGTGCACGCCATCGGTGACCAGGCCAACAGCCTCGCCCTCGACGCCTTCGAGGCCGTGGGCTGCGCCGGCAGCATCGAGCACGCCCAGTTGCTCACCGCAGCGGATGTGGCCAGGTTCGCCCGTCTGGGCGTCACGGCCAGCGTGCAGCCAGAACACGCCCTCGATGACCGCGACGTGGCCGACCGGTACTGGGCCGGCCGCACGGAGAGGGCGTTCAGGCTGGCCGACCTGCTGGCCGCCGGCGTGCACCTCGCCCTCGGCTCCGACGCCCCGGTTGCCCCGCTCGATCCGTGGCTGGCCATCTCGGCCGCCGTCGGCCGCAGCCGAGGAGACCGCGCCGCGTGGCACCCCGACCAGGCGATCTCCCGGCAGGCCGCACTGGCGGCATCCGCCCGCGGCCGGCACACGATCTCGGCGGGTCAGGTGGCCGACCTCGCGATCTGCGAGATCGACCCCTTCGTCGCCTCCGTCGCCGACCTGCGCCGGATGCCCGTGGCCGCGACGCTGCTCGGCGGCCGGTTCACGCACAGCGCCCTCTGA
- a CDS encoding sensor domain-containing protein codes for MTNDTLPPAGAESATDTGATTDAPISATLGFVQPDNIPAGATAEPSTAEPSTAAPSTTEPAAGSAGRAPVDPGAAGAGRGYLGLWARTPRELGFLLPTLPVVIVAFTVLVTLFSTGVSLVALFVGLFIVVAALYAARGFGVVELTRLRWAGQPAIAAPQWTPRGEPATPLRTILGPLVSLRYWLYLMHGMIVNFIVGVATWSIAIVWVSGALGGLTYWMWSWSLPVDNDSVGLYGLWAGVYGSGSVQNLAAENLVNAATGLFFLVTLPFVTRALVLAHQGIARGMLGAWSSEALQREVADLSASRGAAVSAEDQSLRRLERDIHDGPQQRLVRLQMDLASAERRLDDDPEAARRLLVEAREQARDTLEELRALSRGLVPPILQDRGLIVALESLAARSTVPVRLELLVDRELRLPSEIERSAYFIASELLTNVAKHAGATGIRLHLELRRIPEDDSTWLDLWVIDNGRGGAVLRDGHGLAGLDERLRGLRGVLSVRSPDGGPTAVGAHIPLVSDLGSSLGSSLARP; via the coding sequence ATGACGAACGACACCCTGCCCCCAGCCGGCGCCGAGAGCGCCACCGACACCGGTGCCACCACCGACGCCCCGATCTCTGCCACGCTGGGCTTCGTGCAACCCGACAACATCCCCGCTGGCGCGACCGCTGAGCCCTCGACCGCTGAGCCCTCGACCGCTGCGCCGTCCACCACGGAGCCCGCCGCCGGGTCCGCCGGTCGTGCCCCCGTCGATCCCGGCGCCGCCGGCGCCGGCCGTGGCTACCTCGGCCTGTGGGCGCGCACGCCCAGAGAACTGGGCTTCCTGCTGCCCACCCTGCCCGTGGTCATCGTTGCATTCACCGTGCTGGTCACCCTGTTCTCCACCGGCGTCAGCCTCGTGGCCCTGTTCGTGGGCCTGTTCATCGTGGTGGCCGCCCTCTACGCCGCCAGGGGGTTCGGCGTCGTCGAACTCACCCGGTTGCGGTGGGCCGGCCAGCCCGCGATCGCCGCGCCGCAGTGGACGCCCCGCGGCGAGCCCGCGACGCCGCTGCGCACCATCCTGGGCCCGCTGGTCTCGCTGCGCTACTGGCTCTACCTGATGCACGGCATGATCGTGAACTTCATCGTGGGTGTCGCCACCTGGTCGATCGCCATCGTCTGGGTGTCGGGGGCCCTCGGCGGCCTCACCTACTGGATGTGGAGCTGGTCGCTGCCGGTCGACAACGACTCCGTGGGCCTCTACGGCCTGTGGGCGGGAGTCTATGGCTCGGGCAGCGTGCAGAACCTTGCCGCCGAGAACCTCGTGAACGCCGCCACCGGCCTGTTCTTCCTGGTCACCCTCCCGTTCGTCACTCGCGCGCTGGTGCTGGCCCACCAGGGCATCGCCCGCGGGATGCTCGGCGCCTGGTCGTCCGAGGCGCTGCAGCGCGAGGTCGCCGATCTCAGCGCCTCCCGCGGTGCCGCCGTGTCGGCCGAGGACCAGTCGCTGCGCCGGCTCGAGCGCGACATCCACGACGGCCCGCAGCAGCGCCTCGTGCGCCTGCAGATGGACCTGGCCAGTGCCGAGCGCCGTCTCGACGACGACCCGGAGGCCGCCCGCCGGCTGCTGGTCGAAGCCCGCGAGCAGGCCAGGGACACCCTCGAGGAACTGCGGGCGTTGTCCCGCGGCCTGGTGCCGCCGATCCTGCAGGACCGTGGCCTGATCGTGGCCCTGGAGTCGCTCGCGGCCCGCAGCACCGTGCCGGTGCGGCTGGAACTGCTGGTCGACCGTGAGCTGCGACTGCCCTCGGAGATCGAGCGCAGCGCCTACTTCATCGCCTCCGAACTGCTCACCAATGTGGCCAAGCACGCCGGGGCCACCGGCATCCGCCTGCACCTCGAACTGCGCCGCATCCCGGAGGACGACTCGACCTGGCTGGATCTCTGGGTGATCGACAACGGCCGGGGCGGCGCGGTGCTGCGGGATGGCCACGGCCTGGCGGGTCTGGACGAACGCCTGCGCGGCCTGCGCGGGGTGCTCTCGGTGCGCAGCCCCGACGGTGGCCCCACCGCAGTGGGCGCGCACATTCCCCTGGTGAGCGACCTGGGCAGTTCGCTCGGCAGTTCGCTCGCCCGGCCGTGA
- a CDS encoding response regulator transcription factor gives MSTLQRPDRPVPLRLVLAEDSVLLREGLVRLFAEAGFDTIAAYGDADSLLAEVDALRPDLAVLDVRMPPTFRDEGVRAAIELRRRLPGIGILLLSQYVEGTYVQELLASGEGGLGYLLKDRVASLDELQDAVARVSAGGTVLDPQVVRELLARRTNPLAALTPRERDVLGLMAEGRTNVGIAERLVIGVGAVEKNVTAIFSKLGLDDTGSDHRRVLAVLAFLQG, from the coding sequence GTGAGCACACTCCAACGTCCAGACCGACCGGTGCCGTTGCGTCTGGTGCTCGCCGAGGATTCGGTGCTACTGCGGGAGGGCCTGGTGCGGCTGTTCGCCGAGGCCGGTTTCGACACCATCGCCGCCTACGGCGACGCCGACAGTCTGCTCGCCGAGGTAGACGCACTGCGACCCGACCTGGCCGTGCTCGATGTGCGGATGCCGCCCACCTTCCGCGACGAGGGTGTGCGGGCGGCCATCGAGCTGCGCCGCCGGCTGCCGGGCATCGGCATCCTGCTGCTCAGCCAGTACGTCGAGGGCACCTACGTGCAGGAGCTGCTCGCGTCGGGCGAGGGCGGCCTGGGCTACCTGCTCAAGGACCGGGTGGCCTCGCTCGACGAGCTGCAGGATGCCGTCGCCCGGGTGAGCGCCGGCGGCACCGTGCTCGATCCGCAGGTGGTGCGCGAGCTGCTCGCCCGGCGCACCAACCCGCTCGCGGCGCTCACCCCGCGGGAGCGGGACGTGCTCGGCCTGATGGCCGAGGGCCGCACCAACGTGGGCATCGCCGAGCGGCTCGTGATCGGGGTGGGCGCCGTGGAGAAGAACGTCACGGCGATCTTCTCCAAGCTCGGCCTGGACGACACCGGCTCTGACCACCGGCGGGTGCTCGCCGTGCTGGCGTTCCTGCAGGGCTAG
- a CDS encoding DNA-formamidopyrimidine glycosylase family protein gives MPEGHSVHRITRQFARNFVGRRVALSSPQGRFAAGAAQLNGHVMTDARAVGKQMFLEFDNGLWLRVHLGMYGAWDFAGDIVMDATIASSNGRMGQTNQRGTDLAAAPVLDSAGENSMHSIGAPRRTRVRMAEQEKEIDQLDTFPPEPVGQVRVRLLTDTVSADLRGPTACEVLDPAQVEAVMNRLGPDPQLDDSPEAEQRFVDVVRKKPTRIGLLLMDQSVVSGIGNVYRAELLFRAKINPHAPGKSLSEESLRALWRDWAHLLHIGVATGQMMTMDDLDDDAYVLAMKNRADRHWVYKREGLPCRVCGTHITLEEMGARKLYWCPRCQA, from the coding sequence GTGCCAGAAGGTCATTCCGTCCACCGCATCACCCGGCAGTTCGCGCGTAACTTCGTGGGCCGCCGGGTGGCGCTGTCGAGCCCGCAGGGCCGGTTCGCGGCCGGCGCCGCGCAGCTGAACGGTCATGTCATGACGGATGCCCGCGCCGTGGGCAAGCAGATGTTCCTCGAGTTCGACAACGGGCTCTGGTTGCGGGTGCACCTGGGCATGTACGGAGCCTGGGACTTCGCGGGCGACATCGTGATGGACGCCACCATCGCCTCGAGCAACGGCCGGATGGGCCAGACCAACCAGCGCGGCACCGACCTGGCCGCGGCACCGGTGCTCGACTCCGCGGGCGAGAACTCGATGCACAGCATCGGAGCGCCCCGGCGCACCCGGGTGCGGATGGCCGAGCAGGAGAAGGAGATCGACCAGCTGGACACCTTCCCGCCCGAGCCCGTCGGCCAGGTGCGGGTGCGCCTGCTCACCGACACCGTCTCGGCCGACCTGCGCGGCCCCACCGCCTGCGAGGTGCTCGACCCGGCCCAGGTGGAGGCCGTCATGAACCGGCTCGGCCCCGACCCGCAGCTCGACGACAGCCCAGAGGCCGAACAGCGGTTCGTCGACGTCGTGCGCAAGAAACCCACCCGCATCGGCCTGCTCCTGATGGACCAGTCCGTCGTCAGCGGCATCGGCAACGTCTACCGGGCCGAGCTGCTGTTCCGCGCGAAAATCAACCCGCACGCCCCGGGCAAGTCCCTCAGCGAGGAGAGCCTGCGCGCCCTCTGGCGGGACTGGGCGCACCTGCTGCACATCGGCGTCGCGACCGGCCAGATGATGACCATGGACGACCTCGACGACGACGCCTACGTGCTCGCCATGAAGAACCGGGCCGACCGACACTGGGTCTACAAGCGCGAAGGCCTGCCGTGCCGAGTCTGCGGCACCCACATCACCCTCGAGGAGATGGGCGCGCGCAAGCTCTACTGGTGCCCGCGCTGCCAGGCCTGA
- a CDS encoding FMN-binding negative transcriptional regulator, whose product MRDNPSFALDQVDEVRRLIQEHPWVTLVSHTDAGDLVASHYPVILDPAAADDEIVLLSHVGRPDETLHELGRHALLVIVQGPHGYISPGWYDASPAVPTWNFVSAHLHGTPEILSDVENLRVLAALVDYFEDRMPEPRRMNGTLANADYAARIVSGTVGFRLRVTRFTAKEKMSQNKPAETVARIITELEGSGPYASPALAERMRRVHGSAAEQSASAPSISADGLAE is encoded by the coding sequence GTGAGAGACAACCCCAGCTTCGCGCTCGACCAGGTCGACGAGGTGCGCCGACTCATCCAGGAGCACCCCTGGGTCACCCTGGTGAGCCACACCGATGCCGGTGACCTCGTCGCCTCGCACTACCCGGTGATCCTCGACCCGGCGGCCGCCGACGACGAGATCGTGCTGCTCAGCCACGTCGGCCGGCCCGACGAGACGCTGCACGAACTTGGCCGGCACGCCCTGCTCGTCATCGTGCAGGGTCCGCACGGCTACATCTCACCCGGCTGGTACGACGCCAGTCCCGCCGTTCCCACCTGGAACTTCGTCAGCGCGCACCTGCACGGCACCCCGGAAATACTCAGCGACGTCGAGAACCTGCGGGTGCTGGCCGCCCTGGTCGACTACTTCGAAGACCGCATGCCCGAGCCCCGGCGTATGAACGGCACCCTGGCGAACGCCGACTACGCCGCCCGTATTGTCTCCGGCACCGTCGGCTTCCGCCTGCGGGTGACCCGCTTCACGGCCAAGGAGAAGATGAGCCAGAACAAGCCGGCCGAGACCGTCGCCCGCATCATCACCGAACTCGAGGGCAGCGGGCCGTACGCGAGCCCGGCGCTGGCCGAGCGGATGCGCCGGGTGCACGGCAGCGCAGCGGAACAGAGCGCATCAGCACCCAGCATCTCGGCGGACGGGCTCGCCGAATGA
- a CDS encoding ribose-5-phosphate isomerase produces the protein MRIHIATDHAGLDFSQHLISHLSANGHEVIDHGPTSYDPLDDYPAFCISAAAAVVADQAAGVEALGVVFGGSGNGEQIAANKVHGVRAALVWNQSTATLAREHNNANVIAIGARQHPIEDVSGFIDTFIATPFPGEERHQRRILQLAEYEATGTIAGTVLGN, from the coding sequence ATGCGCATCCATATCGCCACAGACCACGCCGGCCTCGATTTCAGCCAGCACCTGATCAGCCACCTGAGTGCGAACGGTCACGAGGTCATCGACCACGGGCCCACCAGCTATGACCCGCTCGACGACTACCCGGCGTTCTGCATCAGTGCGGCCGCGGCCGTCGTCGCCGACCAGGCCGCAGGGGTCGAGGCGCTCGGCGTGGTGTTCGGCGGGTCGGGCAACGGCGAGCAGATCGCAGCGAACAAGGTGCACGGCGTGCGCGCCGCGCTGGTCTGGAACCAGTCGACGGCCACGCTCGCCCGCGAGCACAACAACGCGAACGTCATCGCGATCGGCGCCCGCCAGCACCCCATCGAGGACGTCTCCGGGTTCATCGACACGTTCATCGCAACCCCGTTCCCCGGCGAGGAGCGCCACCAGCGCCGCATCCTGCAGCTGGCCGAGTACGAGGCCACCGGCACCATCGCCGGCACCGTCCTGGGCAACTGA